One Gadus morhua chromosome 1, gadMor3.0, whole genome shotgun sequence DNA segment encodes these proteins:
- the tada3l gene encoding transcriptional adapter 3 translates to MMSELKDCPPLKYYDFKPVEHVKVCPRYTAVLGRSEDDGIGIEELDTLQLELETLLSSANRRLRALEEQRQILTDWQDKKGDKRFLKIGKDPDPLASSRHKPKKQKLEGKAGHAPGPGPGRPKLKNLQAKVPEYEFNEDPQDIPRTPKNDSPNRFWALVEPYCADITNEEIRLLEELLKPPDDEAEYYKIPVLGKHYSQRWAQEDLLEEQREGARANDKKKSMTGGPLSELDAKDVDSLMKKSESQHESPEDGCPFGPLTQRLLQALVEENIISPMEDSPIPDMAGKDAADGAGTSPRSQGKAFGVPHTRSLEARIKEELVAQGLLDSEERPGAGGDSEDEVLAELHKRQAELKALSTHNRTRKQELLRLAREEMRKQELRQRVRVSDNEVMEAFRRIMAARQKKRSPTKKEKDQAWKALKERDSILKLLDV, encoded by the exons ATGATGAGTGAGCTGAAGGACTGCCCCCCGCTGAAGTACTACGACTTCAAGCCCGTGGAGCACGTCAAGGTGTGCCCCCGCTACACCGCCGTGCTGGGCCGCTCGGAGGACGATGGCATCGGCATCGAGGAGCTGGACACACTCCAGCTGGAGCTGGAGACCCTGCTGTCGTCGGCCAACCGCCGCCTCAGAGCGCTGGAGGAACAGAGACAG ATCCTCACAGACTGGCAGGATAAGAAGGGGGACAAGCGCTTCCTGAAGATCGGCAAAGACCCCGACCCGTTGGCGTCGTCGCGCCACAAGCCCAAGAAGCAGAAGTTGGAGGGTAAGGCCGGCCACGCACCGGGCCCCGGACCCGGGAGGCCCAAGCTGAAGAACCTGCAGGCCAAGGTCCCGGAGTACGAGTTCAACGAGGATCCTCAAGACATTCCCCGCACGCCAAAAAACGACTCTCCCAACAG GTTTTGGGCCTTAGTTGAGCCCTACTGTGCTGACATCACCAATGAGGAGATCAGGCTCCTGGAGGAGCTCCTGAAACCTCCAGACGATGAGGCCGAATACTACAAA ATCCCCGTGTTGGGGAAGCACTACTCCCAGCGCTGGGCCCAGGAGGAcctgctggaggagcagagggagggggcgcgGGCCAATGACAAGAAGAAGAGCATGACGGGAGGCCCCCTGTCTGAGCTGGATGCTAAAG ACGTGGACTCCCTTATGAAGAAGTCTGAGAGCCAGCATGAGTCACCAGAGGACGGCTGTCCCTTCGGGCCCCTGACACAACGCCTGCTCCAAGCCCTCGTAGAG GAGAACATCATATCCCCCATGGAGGATTCTCCCATCCCGGACATGGCGGGGAAGGATGCCGCCGACGGCGCGGGCACCTCCCCACGCAGCCAGGGCAAGGCCTTCGG TGTTCCCCACACGCGCTCCCTGGAGGCCCGGAtcaaggaggagctggtggcccAGGGGCTGCTGGACTCGGAGGAGCGTCCCGGGGCGGGGGGCGACTCTGAGGACGAGGTCCTGGCCGAGCTCCACAAGCGGCAGGCGGAGCTCAAGGCTCTGAGCACCCACAACAGAACCCGCAAGCAGGAGCTCCTGCG GCTGGCGAGGGAGGAGATGCGGAAGCAGGAGCTGCGGCAGCGGGTCCGCGTGTCGGACAACGAGGTGATGGAGGCCTTCCGGCGCATCATGGCGGCCCGGCAGAAGAAGCGCTCGCCCACCAAGAAGGAGAAGGACCAGGCCTGGAAAGCCCTGAAGGAGAGGGACAGCATCCTCAAGCTGCTGGACGTTTGA
- the LOC115555591 gene encoding actin-related protein 2/3 complex subunit 4 has protein sequence MFIQLSNCRRKRSPRRGRIISAFYSTEMTATLRPYLNAVRATLQAALCLENFSSQVVERHNKPEVEVRSSKELLLQPVMISRNEKEKVLIEGSINSVRVSIAVKQADEIEKILCHKFMRFMMMRAENFFILRRKSVEGYDISFLITNFHTEQMYKHKLVDFVINFMEEIDKEISEMKLSVNARARVVAEEFLRNF, from the exons ATGTTTATACAATTGTCAAACTGTAGGAGGAAGCGCAGTCCCAGGCGTGGCAGAATCATTTCCGCCTTCTACAGCACAGAAATG ACAGCCACCTTGCGGCCCTACCTGAACGCCGTGAGGGCCACCCTGCAGGCGGCCCTCTGCCTGGAGAACTTCTCCTCCCAGGTGGTGGAGCGGCACAACAAGCCCGAGGTGGAGGTTAG AAGTAGCAAGGAGCTTCTGCTCCAGCCGGTGATGATCAGTCGCAACGAAAAGGAGAAGGTCCTCATTGAGGGCTCCATCAACTCCGTGAGAGTCAGCATCGCGGTCAAGCAG GCGGACGAGATCGAGAAGATCCTCTGCCACAAGTTCATGCGCTTCATGATGATGAGAGCGGAGAACTTCTTCATCCTGAGAAGGAAGTCAGTGGAG GGATATGACATCAGCTTCCTCATCACCAACTTCCACACGGAGCAGATGTACAAGCACAAGCTGGTGGACTTTGTCATCAACTTCATGGAGGAGATCGACAAGGAGATCAGCGAGATGAAGCTGTCCGTTAACGCCAGGGCCCGGGTCGTCGCAGAGGAGTTCCTCAGAAAC TTCTGA